The nucleotide sequence CGCTGTCTCGCTTCGGAGCTGGCTCGCGACGATGCTCACTGACGGCGCCGGCTTCAGCGACGCCGTGTTCCTCGCCCATACGCATCGCGCTGCGGATGCAGGACGCGAGCTCAGCGAGATCGCCGAGCTGGCGGCTGCCTTCGTGCCATCGCGCGAGCGCCAGCTGGAAACGACGGCGCAGGGGCGGGCCTTCATCGAGATCGCCCGCTCGGCCTGGACCTGCGCGGGTCTCGACGAGGCGGTGGCGCAATGCGAGGCCATCGTCTACCCGGTGGCCGTCGGGCTCGTCGGCGCTCTGCACGGGGTGGCGCTGGGACCGTTGCTGCACGCGTTCTTGCATGCCGTGACGTCGAACTGGATTTCCGCCGGCAGCCGGCTCATTCCCCTCGGGCAGACCGACAGCCAGCGCGTGCTGGCTGCGCTGGAGCCGGTGGTG is from Bradyrhizobium sp. ORS 285 and encodes:
- a CDS encoding urease accessory protein UreF, producing MTTSERKGSLEAETGLDNAALYRLLTWLSPAFPVGGFSYSSGIEWAVEAGDINDAVSLRSWLATMLTDGAGFSDAVFLAHTHRAADAGRELSEIAELAAAFVPSRERQLETTAQGRAFIEIARSAWTCAGLDEAVAQCEAIVYPVAVGLVGALHGVALGPLLHAFLHAVTSNWISAGSRLIPLGQTDSQRVLAALEPVVVATAERARLASLDDIGSACFRADLASLRHETQYTRLFRS